A single genomic interval of Verrucomicrobiota bacterium harbors:
- a CDS encoding PAS domain S-box protein, giving the protein MKQKAILDGAPGAVGNVTEVRREEVLLEAGALQSAIFNSANFSSIATDAKGVIQIFNVGAERMLGYAAADVMNQITPADISDTQEVIARAKALSVELGTSITPGFEALVFKASRGIEDIYELTYIRKDGSRFPAVVSVTALRDAQGGIIGYLLIGTDNTARKQAEAALLKAGALQSAIFNSANFSSIATDAKGVIQIFNVGAERMLGYAAADVMNKITPADISDPQEVIARAKALSVELGTPITPGFEALVFKASRGIEDIYELTYIRKDGSRFPAVVSVTALRDAENAIIGYLLIGTDNTARKQAEAALLKAGALQSAIFNSANFSSIATDAKGVIQIFNVGAERMLGYAAADVMNQITPADISDTQEVIARAKALSVELGTSITPGFEALVFKASRGIEDIYELTYIRKDGSRFPAVVSVTALRDAQGGIIGYLLIGTDNTARKQAEAALLKAGALQSAIFNSANFSSIATDAKGVIQIFNVGAERMLGYAAADVMNKITPADISDPQEVIARAKALSVELGTPITPGFEALVFKASRGIEDIYELTYIRKDGSRFPAVVSVTALRDAENAIIGYLLIGTDNTARKQIEADQKQLAQRLRDHQFYTRSLFESNIDALMTTDPSGIITDVNKQMEALTGCTRDELIGAPFKNYFTDPERAETSIKLVLSDKKVTDYELTARARDGKETVVSFNATTFYDRDRRLQGVFAAARDVTERKRLDHVLQEKNVELENSKFTAEKANLAKSDFLSSMSHELRSPLNAILGFAQLMESASPLPTAAQAENIAQILKAGWHLLKLINEVLDLAVVESGKVSLSTEPVSLGEVISECQAMMEPQAQQRGICTNFPRFDTPIFVKADRTRLKQILINLLSNAIKYNKEQGTVVVNCTLSTAERIRISVADTGEGLAPEKLAQLFQPFNRLGQEASSVAGTGIGLVVSKRLAELMEGVLGVESSVGVGSVFWIELPLTSVPKLEVASADFMIVDQVPSPIGTRQRSLLYVEDNPANMKLIEQLIARYPNIRLLAAANATLGIEMARASQPQVILMDINLPGISGVEALKILRKDPLTAHIPIIALSANAMPRDIERGLKLGFFRYLTKPIKVNEFMGTLNEAMEFSEKHRKTHNGGSLP; this is encoded by the coding sequence ATGAAACAAAAAGCCATTCTTGATGGGGCTCCCGGTGCCGTGGGGAACGTTACCGAAGTCCGGCGCGAAGAGGTACTGCTCGAGGCAGGGGCCCTACAGAGCGCCATCTTCAACAGCGCCAATTTTTCGAGTATTGCCACGGACGCCAAGGGTGTCATCCAGATCTTCAACGTCGGCGCGGAACGCATGCTTGGCTACGCCGCCGCTGACGTGATGAACCAGATCACCCCGGCCGACATTTCCGACACGCAGGAAGTGATCGCACGCGCCAAAGCCCTAAGTGTCGAACTGGGAACCTCGATTACGCCGGGCTTCGAGGCCTTGGTGTTCAAGGCCTCTCGCGGCATCGAGGACATCTACGAACTGACCTACATCCGCAAAGATGGCAGCCGCTTCCCGGCCGTGGTCTCGGTCACCGCGTTGCGCGACGCTCAAGGTGGAATCATCGGCTACCTGCTGATCGGCACCGACAACACCGCTCGCAAGCAGGCGGAAGCAGCGCTGCTCAAGGCTGGAGCCCTGCAGAGTGCAATTTTCAACAGCGCCAATTTCTCAAGTATCGCCACGGACGCCAAGGGTGTCATCCAGATTTTCAATGTCGGCGCGGAACGCATGCTTGGCTACGCGGCCGCTGACGTGATGAACAAGATCACCCCGGCCGACATTTCCGATCCGCAGGAAGTGATTGCGCGCGCCAAAGCGCTAAGCGTCGAACTGGGAACCCCGATTACGCCGGGCTTCGAGGCCTTGGTGTTCAAAGCTTCTCGCGGCATCGAGGACATCTACGAGCTGACCTACATCCGTAAAGATGGGAGCCGCTTCCCGGCCGTGGTCTCGGTTACCGCGCTGCGCGATGCTGAAAACGCGATCATTGGCTATCTCCTGATCGGCACCGACAACACTGCGCGCAAGCAGGCGGAAGCAGCGCTACTCAAGGCTGGAGCCCTGCAGAGCGCGATCTTCAACAGCGCCAATTTTTCGAGTATTGCCACGGACGCCAAGGGTGTCATCCAGATCTTCAACGTCGGCGCGGAACGCATGCTTGGCTACGCCGCCGCTGACGTGATGAACCAGATCACCCCGGCCGACATTTCCGACACGCAGGAAGTGATCGCACGCGCCAAAGCCCTAAGTGTCGAACTGGGAACCTCGATTACGCCGGGCTTCGAGGCCTTGGTGTTCAAGGCCTCTCGCGGCATCGAGGACATCTACGAACTGACCTACATCCGCAAAGATGGCAGCCGCTTCCCGGCCGTGGTCTCGGTCACCGCGTTGCGCGACGCTCAAGGTGGAATCATCGGCTACCTGCTGATCGGCACCGACAACACCGCTCGCAAGCAGGCGGAAGCAGCGCTGCTCAAGGCTGGAGCCCTGCAGAGTGCAATTTTCAACAGCGCCAATTTCTCAAGTATCGCCACGGACGCCAAGGGTGTCATCCAGATTTTCAATGTCGGCGCGGAACGCATGCTTGGCTACGCGGCCGCTGACGTGATGAACAAGATCACCCCGGCCGACATTTCCGATCCGCAGGAAGTGATTGCGCGCGCCAAAGCGCTAAGCGTCGAACTGGGAACCCCGATTACGCCGGGCTTCGAGGCCTTGGTGTTCAAAGCTTCTCGCGGCATCGAGGACATCTACGAGCTGACCTACATCCGTAAAGATGGGAGCCGCTTCCCGGCCGTGGTCTCGGTTACCGCGCTGCGCGATGCTGAAAACGCGATCATTGGCTATCTCCTGATCGGCACCGACAACACTGCGCGCAAGCAGATCGAGGCCGATCAAAAGCAGCTCGCTCAGCGCCTGCGCGACCATCAATTTTACACACGCTCCCTGTTTGAATCAAACATTGACGCATTAATGACCACTGATCCGTCCGGGATCATCACCGACGTCAATAAGCAGATGGAGGCACTCACCGGCTGCACCCGCGATGAACTGATCGGCGCGCCGTTCAAAAACTACTTCACTGATCCGGAGCGGGCGGAGACGAGCATCAAATTGGTTCTGAGTGACAAAAAGGTTACCGACTACGAACTCACCGCGCGTGCCCGGGATGGTAAGGAAACCGTGGTATCCTTCAACGCAACCACCTTCTACGATCGTGACCGGAGGCTGCAGGGTGTGTTCGCCGCTGCGCGCGATGTTACGGAGCGCAAACGCCTGGACCATGTGCTCCAGGAAAAGAACGTCGAACTGGAGAACTCCAAATTTACGGCGGAGAAAGCCAATCTTGCAAAATCGGATTTCCTTTCCAGCATGAGCCATGAACTGCGCAGCCCGCTCAATGCGATTCTCGGCTTCGCCCAACTGATGGAGTCGGCCTCCCCGTTGCCGACGGCTGCCCAGGCGGAAAACATTGCCCAAATTCTCAAAGCGGGCTGGCATTTGCTAAAGTTGATCAACGAAGTGCTCGATCTCGCGGTCGTCGAATCCGGAAAAGTGTCGCTTTCTACGGAGCCGGTGTCGTTGGGCGAGGTCATCTCCGAATGCCAGGCCATGATGGAGCCACAGGCGCAACAGCGTGGCATCTGCACGAACTTTCCCAGATTCGACACCCCCATCTTCGTCAAGGCCGATCGGACTCGCTTGAAGCAGATTCTCATCAACTTGCTTTCCAACGCGATCAAATATAACAAGGAGCAAGGAACCGTGGTCGTAAACTGCACGCTGAGCACCGCAGAACGCATTCGCATCAGCGTCGCAGACACTGGCGAGGGTTTGGCACCGGAAAAATTGGCACAACTATTCCAGCCGTTTAATCGCCTCGGCCAGGAAGCCAGCAGTGTGGCCGGCACTGGCATTGGTCTGGTGGTGTCAAAACGATTGGCGGAACTGATGGAGGGTGTTCTCGGCGTGGAAAGCAGCGTCGGGGTGGGCAGTGTTTTCTGGATCGAACTGCCATTGACTTCAGTACCAAAACTTGAGGTTGCAAGCGCTGATTTCATGATCGTTGACCAGGTGCCATCGCCAATCGGCACACGGCAGCGTTCCTTGCTCTATGTCGAGGATAATCCGGCAAACATGAAGCTGATCGAACAACTCATCGCGCGATATCCGAACATTCGGCTGCTAGCCGCGGCAAATGCAACGCTCGGCATCGAGATGGCACGTGCCTCTCAGCCGCAGGTAATCCTGATGGACATCAACCTGCCGGGCATAAGCGGGGTCGAAGCGCTCAAAATTCTGCGCAAAGACCCGCTGACGGCGCACATCCCTATCATTGCCCTCAGTGCCAATGCGATGCCCCGCGACATCGAAAGGGGGCTAAAGTTAGGCTTTTTCCGCTACCTCACCAAACCCATCAAGGTTAACGAGTTTATGGGGACGCTGAATGAGGCGATGGAGTTCTCGGAAAAACACCGAAAAACCCATAATGGAGGATCCCTGCCATGA
- a CDS encoding response regulator encodes MISSSDILQASILIVDDQDANVVLLERILRGAGYVSIETTSDPHAVCILHRKNRYALILLDLQMPGMDGFQVMEGLTAIEANGYLPVLVITAQPDHKLRALKAGAKDFISKPFDLAEVLLRVRNLIEVRLLHREAEARTEQAERQFIQAQKMEVIGHLAAGVAHDFNNILMVILGQNEMITAMLGADHPLLKKTEQIRHAAERAVGLTRQLLIFSRKETVQPVVLELNLVLKDLAEMLRRLIGENIELVIIPGKQIHRVKADSGHVGQVLMNLAVNARDAMPNGGKLTIATENATLDENYTRMHPGAIPGDYVILSVSDTGTGMTEEVKARLFEAFFTTKPKGTGTGLGLAICQTIVQQSGGHISVHSEWGKGTTFKVYFPHGKQTREVATRASLTGPPPRGMETLLFVEDDPFVRHLACEVLEAQGYSVLRAGNGQEGLHMVHGHKGSPIRLVVTDVIMPLMGGKVMVEWLKTIYPGLKILFTSGYTDHAIAQLDTQEPGVAFLPKPYTPADLARKVRAMLDNSQAPITSST; translated from the coding sequence ATGATCAGTTCATCCGACATCCTGCAAGCCAGTATTCTGATTGTTGATGATCAGGATGCCAATGTGGTACTGTTGGAGCGAATACTGCGAGGCGCTGGCTACGTTTCCATTGAGACAACCAGTGATCCTCACGCGGTCTGCATCCTGCATCGCAAGAACCGCTACGCGCTGATCCTGCTCGATCTGCAGATGCCCGGCATGGATGGCTTTCAAGTCATGGAGGGACTGACCGCCATCGAAGCCAACGGCTATCTGCCAGTGCTGGTGATCACTGCGCAGCCGGATCACAAACTGCGTGCGCTCAAAGCCGGGGCAAAGGATTTCATCAGTAAACCGTTTGATCTCGCAGAGGTATTGCTGCGCGTGCGCAACCTGATCGAAGTTCGCCTGTTGCATCGGGAAGCGGAGGCACGGACGGAACAGGCGGAGCGGCAGTTTATCCAAGCACAAAAGATGGAAGTGATTGGCCACCTGGCCGCCGGCGTGGCTCACGATTTTAACAACATCCTGATGGTCATCCTGGGGCAAAATGAGATGATCACCGCGATGCTGGGTGCGGACCATCCGCTACTTAAAAAAACCGAGCAAATCCGACATGCGGCAGAACGCGCTGTTGGGTTGACCCGGCAACTGCTCATCTTCAGCCGCAAAGAAACGGTGCAACCGGTGGTGCTCGAACTCAATCTGGTGTTGAAAGATTTGGCGGAGATGTTGCGTCGGCTGATTGGCGAAAATATCGAATTGGTAATTATTCCAGGAAAACAAATTCACCGCGTCAAAGCCGATTCTGGCCATGTGGGGCAGGTGCTCATGAACCTGGCTGTCAATGCTCGTGATGCCATGCCTAACGGTGGCAAGCTCACGATCGCCACCGAAAATGCGACGCTGGATGAAAACTACACACGTATGCATCCGGGTGCAATTCCCGGCGATTACGTGATACTTAGTGTCAGCGACACTGGAACCGGCATGACCGAAGAAGTCAAAGCACGCCTGTTTGAAGCATTTTTTACCACGAAACCCAAGGGCACAGGTACTGGTTTGGGCCTGGCGATCTGCCAGACCATCGTTCAACAATCCGGTGGCCACATCAGTGTTCATAGTGAATGGGGCAAAGGCACAACCTTCAAGGTATATTTTCCGCACGGCAAGCAGACGCGGGAGGTCGCAACCAGAGCGAGCCTGACCGGGCCGCCGCCACGCGGAATGGAAACCTTGCTGTTTGTGGAAGATGATCCGTTCGTGAGGCATCTGGCCTGTGAGGTGTTGGAAGCACAAGGCTATTCCGTGTTACGCGCTGGTAACGGCCAGGAAGGATTGCATATGGTTCACGGCCACAAGGGATCACCGATCCGTTTGGTGGTCACCGACGTCATCATGCCACTGATGGGCGGAAAAGTGATGGTGGAGTGGCTGAAAACAATTTATCCCGGTCTGAAAATCCTCTTCACATCGGGATACACCGATCATGCAATTGCGCAACTGGATACACAGGAGCCGGGAGTTGCATTTCTGCCGAAACCTTACACTCCAGCCGACCTCGCCCGCAAAGTGCGCGCGATGCTGGATAATTCTCAAGCGCCCATCACGTCGTCCACATAG
- a CDS encoding PRC-barrel domain-containing protein — MKNNVKSSKLAKTLKEMGWLIACGALGFNALAAEPPSHEQFRAKQRSVFIIDMPVKDSQNQKLGRITDLALDLEQGRLVEVLVTSGGFLGFGQRTVAVPPGAFTRDAAGNGFHLNVDREMYQAAPDFKISKWAEECQSLPVAKNYRFFGQEPYFAADGANTKSGNTDTEPLGYVQSASKLLHFPVRNLQNEPLGVIDTFQCDLTSGRVFHLIVLSAGFPQTRSVIPASALRFNAAHDALQLDMTLQAFKNEPRFKWTDRDSGDFRQETYSNAKVAANDGVNTRQNVHEGTVNSYIPLGQGASFADVDITYRIYAAMRADVSLSQNAQNVEVGTLNRRITLRGHVNTAAGKRVIGEIAGKIGRPENVSNLLEVRLDPGTINLADQEASQNRDASFLKKKYIGDK; from the coding sequence ATGAAGAATAATGTAAAAAGCAGTAAACTGGCTAAAACTTTAAAGGAAATGGGATGGCTGATCGCCTGCGGCGCCTTGGGGTTTAATGCACTCGCCGCAGAACCACCTTCCCATGAACAATTTCGCGCAAAGCAACGATCGGTATTCATCATTGACATGCCGGTCAAGGATTCGCAAAACCAAAAACTGGGGCGGATCACGGATCTCGCCCTGGACTTGGAACAGGGACGCTTGGTGGAGGTGCTCGTCACCTCAGGCGGCTTTCTGGGTTTTGGCCAAAGGACTGTCGCCGTGCCACCCGGAGCATTTACGCGCGACGCAGCAGGTAATGGATTCCACCTGAACGTGGACCGGGAGATGTACCAGGCCGCGCCAGATTTCAAAATATCAAAGTGGGCCGAGGAATGCCAGAGTTTGCCCGTGGCGAAAAATTATCGTTTCTTCGGTCAGGAACCATATTTCGCCGCCGACGGCGCGAATACCAAGTCTGGCAACACGGACACCGAGCCGTTAGGCTATGTCCAAAGCGCCAGCAAACTACTGCACTTCCCCGTCAGAAACCTGCAAAACGAGCCGCTTGGGGTCATCGACACCTTCCAGTGCGACCTGACGAGTGGCCGGGTCTTCCACCTGATCGTCCTATCGGCCGGATTTCCCCAAACCAGGAGCGTCATTCCGGCGAGTGCGCTACGCTTCAATGCCGCTCACGACGCGCTGCAACTGGATATGACTCTGCAGGCGTTCAAAAACGAGCCGCGGTTCAAGTGGACCGATCGTGACAGTGGGGACTTCCGGCAGGAAACTTACTCCAATGCGAAAGTGGCGGCTAATGATGGGGTTAATACGCGACAAAATGTTCATGAAGGGACCGTTAACAGCTATATTCCGCTCGGGCAGGGTGCCAGTTTTGCCGATGTGGACATCACCTACCGGATTTATGCGGCTATGCGGGCCGACGTCAGCCTGTCACAAAACGCCCAGAACGTGGAGGTCGGCACCCTCAACCGCCGAATTACCCTGCGCGGACATGTCAACACAGCCGCGGGGAAACGGGTCATCGGCGAAATCGCAGGCAAGATTGGGCGACCGGAGAACGTGAGTAACCTGCTGGAAGTGAGGCTGGATCCAGGCACGATTAACTTGGCTGACCAAGAGGCCAGTCAGAATCGAGATGCTTCATTCTTAAAGAAGAAATACATCGGCGACAAATAA
- a CDS encoding PRC-barrel domain-containing protein, protein MESEVSLSGFDGSSRNKQKELIMLQSIKQLYGVKLGATDGEIGHIKDCYFDDQTWAVRYVVADTGSWLLGRQVLLSPYAFGKFYQAGKLLLANLTRKQIENSPSIESHKPVSRQYEEEYYRYYSWPYYWEGTGLWGTSGYPMLEVAPPLAAAPDGETSPQPERADAHLRSTQAVNGYRLEATDGPVGHVCDFMMDDQNWAIRQLVIKTGHRLSGKEVLITTKNVTRISYEESTVFVSSTAAEVEQSPEHHLVPVGVTS, encoded by the coding sequence ATGGAATCAGAGGTGTCGTTGTCTGGTTTCGATGGCAGCTCGCGCAATAAACAAAAGGAATTAATTATGTTACAAAGTATCAAGCAGTTATACGGTGTCAAACTCGGTGCGACCGATGGTGAAATTGGCCACATCAAGGATTGCTATTTTGACGATCAAACCTGGGCGGTTCGGTATGTGGTCGCGGACACGGGTTCCTGGTTATTAGGGCGACAAGTGCTTCTCTCGCCCTATGCCTTCGGCAAGTTTTATCAGGCGGGGAAACTTCTGTTGGCGAACCTGACCCGGAAACAGATTGAGAATAGCCCTTCCATTGAGTCGCATAAACCGGTGTCGCGACAGTACGAAGAAGAATATTATCGGTATTACAGTTGGCCCTATTACTGGGAAGGTACCGGGCTGTGGGGCACAAGCGGATATCCGATGTTGGAGGTGGCACCTCCGCTAGCGGCCGCACCGGATGGCGAAACCAGCCCGCAACCCGAACGCGCCGATGCGCATTTACGCAGCACGCAAGCGGTGAACGGCTACCGCCTGGAAGCAACAGATGGGCCAGTCGGTCATGTGTGTGACTTTATGATGGACGACCAGAACTGGGCGATACGTCAACTCGTCATCAAAACCGGGCACCGACTTTCTGGAAAAGAGGTGCTGATCACGACCAAAAACGTGACCCGGATCAGCTATGAAGAATCCACCGTGTTTGTAAGTTCAACTGCGGCGGAGGTTGAGCAAAGTCCTGAACACCATTTAGTTCCAGTCGGTGTGACCAGTTGA
- the dnaK gene encoding molecular chaperone DnaK yields MAKVLGIDLGTTNSCMAVIEGGEPAVIENSEGKRTTPSVVAFTKTGDRLVGEAAKRQAVTNSRNTIYSIKRFMGRKFDEVQEEIKRVPYKVVRAANGDAAVEVEVDGKPKQFTPPEISAMILAKLKTDAETRLGEKITQAVITTPAYFNDAQRQATKDAGRIAGLEVLRIINEPTAASLAYGLEKKKDEKIAVYDLGGGTFDISVLELGDGVFQVKATNGDTHLGGDDWDNRLMDWMLDEFKRDQGMDLRKHPDALQRIKEEAEKAKIALSSALQYDINLPFITADASGPKHLSLKLTRAKMEQLCEALFERTIAPVKACLKDADIAAAKIDELVLVGGMTRMPRVVETAHTLVNKPPHQGVNPDEVVAVGAAIQAGVLKGEVKDVVLLDVTPLSLGIETLGGIFTKLIERNTTIPCRKSQTFSTAADNQSGVEIHVLQGERQFARDSKTIGKFKLEDIPPAPRGVPQIEVGFDIDANGILHVGAKDLGTGKEQKITITASSGLSKAEIEKMRQDGELHAEEDRKRKEELEARNEAENAVYRTEKLLKDNQAKISDANRNKIEAALNEVKEALKGSDAAALKTVSEKLNETWQAVSTELYQAASEKAHASQGPTGSQPGPQPETSGAPEGGKKADGPIIDAEVVDDKKAA; encoded by the coding sequence ATGGCAAAAGTACTCGGCATTGATTTAGGAACAACCAACTCCTGCATGGCGGTCATTGAAGGCGGCGAGCCGGCGGTGATCGAAAACTCGGAAGGCAAACGCACGACGCCTTCGGTGGTGGCATTCACCAAAACCGGTGATCGGCTCGTGGGAGAGGCCGCCAAACGGCAGGCCGTGACCAACTCCCGCAACACGATCTATTCGATCAAGCGGTTTATGGGGCGCAAATTCGACGAAGTGCAGGAAGAAATCAAACGTGTCCCCTATAAAGTCGTCCGAGCCGCCAACGGTGACGCCGCCGTGGAAGTGGAAGTGGACGGCAAGCCCAAGCAATTCACCCCGCCGGAAATTTCGGCCATGATTCTCGCAAAACTCAAAACAGATGCCGAAACGCGGCTGGGGGAAAAGATCACCCAAGCGGTGATCACCACCCCGGCCTATTTCAATGACGCGCAACGGCAAGCCACGAAGGATGCCGGACGGATTGCGGGGCTCGAAGTGCTCCGCATTATCAACGAGCCCACCGCCGCCTCCCTGGCTTATGGTCTGGAAAAAAAGAAAGATGAAAAAATCGCCGTTTACGACCTCGGCGGCGGCACCTTCGATATTTCGGTGCTGGAACTTGGCGACGGCGTGTTCCAAGTCAAAGCGACGAACGGTGATACGCACCTTGGCGGGGACGACTGGGATAATCGCCTCATGGATTGGATGCTAGACGAGTTCAAACGGGATCAAGGGATGGATTTGCGCAAGCATCCGGATGCCTTGCAACGCATCAAGGAAGAGGCGGAAAAAGCCAAGATCGCCCTCTCCAGCGCGCTGCAATACGATATTAACCTGCCGTTCATCACCGCCGACGCCAGTGGTCCCAAGCATCTCAGCCTGAAACTCACGCGCGCCAAGATGGAGCAGCTCTGTGAGGCGTTGTTTGAGCGCACGATCGCGCCAGTGAAAGCGTGTTTAAAGGACGCTGACATCGCGGCCGCGAAAATTGATGAATTAGTGTTGGTCGGGGGCATGACCCGGATGCCACGGGTGGTCGAAACGGCGCATACGCTGGTCAATAAGCCGCCGCATCAGGGCGTCAACCCGGATGAGGTTGTGGCGGTGGGCGCCGCGATCCAGGCGGGCGTGCTCAAAGGCGAGGTCAAGGACGTGGTGTTACTCGATGTGACGCCGCTGTCGCTTGGCATTGAAACACTGGGCGGGATATTCACCAAGCTGATTGAGCGCAATACTACCATCCCGTGCCGCAAGTCCCAAACCTTCTCCACCGCCGCGGACAACCAGTCCGGTGTGGAAATTCATGTTTTGCAGGGTGAACGCCAGTTTGCGCGCGACAGCAAGACCATTGGCAAATTCAAACTCGAGGACATTCCGCCCGCCCCGCGAGGCGTACCGCAAATCGAAGTCGGGTTTGACATTGATGCCAATGGCATTCTGCATGTCGGCGCCAAAGACTTGGGAACCGGCAAGGAGCAGAAGATCACCATTACGGCCAGCAGCGGTCTCTCCAAGGCGGAGATCGAAAAGATGCGCCAGGATGGGGAACTCCATGCTGAAGAAGACCGGAAGCGGAAGGAAGAACTTGAAGCGCGCAATGAGGCTGAAAACGCCGTGTATCGCACGGAAAAACTGTTGAAGGATAATCAGGCTAAAATTTCCGATGCCAACCGGAACAAAATCGAAGCCGCCCTGAACGAGGTGAAGGAAGCCCTCAAGGGCAGCGACGCTGCCGCCCTCAAGACGGTCAGTGAAAAGCTGAACGAAACCTGGCAGGCGGTTTCGACGGAGCTGTATCAGGCCGCTTCAGAAAAGGCCCACGCGAGCCAGGGCCCGACCGGCAGCCAACCTGGACCGCAGCCGGAAACGAGCGGCGCACCGGAAGGTGGCAAGAAAGCGGATGGCCCGATCATTGATGCGGAAGTGGTGGATGACAAGAAAGCGGCGTAA
- a CDS encoding DUF6567 family protein: MKNNRHAGSEARLVAPEHDWARIQKHLALVALLAVAALASGCAAVAALPVASLIGSPNASSLEIHTQTDIRLQAANFVVTKTNVIGESKGFSLLGILTIVPAKFTTAMNRLYTQAEMQPGRAQTLANLILEKNSAYYILFSFPRTVVRADVIEFIPANTTNPPSQPQLTE, encoded by the coding sequence ATGAAAAATAATCGACATGCGGGTTCAGAGGCGCGGCTGGTTGCTCCAGAGCACGATTGGGCTCGCATTCAAAAGCACCTGGCGCTTGTCGCGCTCCTGGCAGTCGCTGCGCTGGCCAGCGGTTGTGCCGCAGTGGCTGCGTTGCCCGTGGCGTCGCTGATCGGGTCACCCAATGCGTCGTCCCTGGAGATTCACACTCAGACCGACATCCGGTTGCAAGCGGCGAATTTCGTGGTGACCAAAACCAACGTAATCGGAGAAAGCAAAGGGTTTTCGCTGCTTGGTATTCTGACGATTGTCCCTGCAAAATTTACTACCGCGATGAACCGGCTTTACACGCAGGCCGAAATGCAACCGGGGAGGGCGCAGACGCTGGCGAACCTGATCTTGGAAAAAAACAGTGCGTATTACATTCTATTTTCCTTTCCGCGAACCGTGGTCCGTGCCGACGTTATCGAGTTTATTCCGGCAAACACCACGAATCCCCCTTCACAGCCGCAGTTGACTGAGTAG